The nucleotide sequence TTGTTGTGTGTTCTTAATCTAATAACTCCAAAACTAACAATCACTAAGTCAAATAGATACATTTTCACTGGCATTGCGgaaattttggttttgttggcacttattttttcaatgtaCATTTCTTTGTAGCGTGATTAAAATAAATGACAAACAAACTTAGAAAGCAGAGTTCACATtcgaccaaaacaaaaaacaacgaAAACGCGTCAAATACAAGTATGCAAAGACCGTGGAAACGCATCAAGTACAAGTAAGGAGGATCAATTGCCTTCATTCAGACTTTGAATTCGAATGGACACGTGGGGGAATTGTCTTCATCTTTCTTTGAAgctaataagcatgcattttCTGACAGATGATGAAAGTAGCGTATTGATTTCCCATCATGCTGTCTACTTAAACCATATTTTGTAGATCACTTGTTGTAGCGACTGGTGGTAAAATTCAACCATCAACTGTCACATAatgtgatttacaaaatataagtCGAAAATGATGATCTCCccaattttcttcaaattcctcGCTAATAATGGTTGTGTTTTAAGTGAATCTTTGTAGCTCAATCATCGTCTTGTTGGCACGACATGCTAaccccttcggttggagatggagatAGAAGAAGAGTGCAATAATTTTACGTTATGGTGGACAAGCATTACGGAATATGGATAGAGGTGTTCTAGCTACTGTTACTTGTAAGAAGATGAAATTTCTGCAATATTTATAAAAGTGAACGTATTGTTGCTCCTTGAATATTAAGATGGGGATTTTGATTTATACTTTGAATGCAAGTTTCTTACACACCGGCCACGCGCAAAGAAGAACGCAACAGATTTAGACACTAATGTATTGGGTCCTGCAGTGACATAGTTGAAGTAATAAGCATAGGATGAAGCAACAATGGATAGAACAAATCCGCTGCGTTAGTAATCTGGAGTTATTCCGGTCAATCTTATTTGCTTTCAAGATCGTCAATCTGACAAGCATGATCCAGAGTAGCAAGAACTCAAGGAAGCGGTATCAAATATACATCTACGAAGATCAGCTGTGGAACGTAACAAAATATTGTTGTCATTGCGCATGacaaaagaaaatgcacaaacaTGTTCGAAAGTAGCAACAGAACAAATTaaccaagaagaaaaagaagatactTTAAGTCAGCTCCGCCTTTAGGTAATCTCTAACGTAAGGATCAAGCAGAGATTACGGTCTTAGACCcagaagcaaaagaaaaagaagagaagtaaTGTCATAGAGCACGCAAATGATAAATACAGATTAACACAACACAACTTAAACTCGATAAAATGTGAATTTCTTGAAGTGAAAGATTTGGAGCTCCATACCTTCGGATTTTCGACTTCATTCTATAGCCAGCCTTGTTTCTTTGCTTTACTTAAAATATCACTAAAGTGCAAGTTTTCATcgtgttattttaaaataaaatactagcTCTATAGTTTAGACGACTCAGGGTGTACAGAAAACTCCTCAGTTGCCAATATCCTACATGTTGTAGCTTGTTCTTACAAGGTAAGGAAGCTCAAGAAATATAGGAACACCAAACTACCACCTTACAAGTGGCGTTCCCGACCTTCATAGTCTCAGGTGCTGCATAACTATAAAGCCAgacaacaagcatttgaagctTAACAATAAAATGACCTCCTCCATATGTGTAAGCTTAACAAAAAGGCAAAATCCTGCACTCAACTTCCTAGATCTCTAGGCTCAAATAAACATCAAAACTAAATCATTCGAATCAGGTAACAAGTGAACAGGTAGAATAAAGGCCTCATCAATCCTAGCATACATTCATCGGTAACACACACGGACGCAAGCATAAATTCAAGGGGGAAGAAACGATGATATGAAACCTGAGCCAGTATTAAAACTTGATAGCTGTAGAACAAACCAAAGCAAAATCACAAATTTTACCAGGCCAAAAAATAAGACGCCTAAAGCAGACCAAGTAAAAATTATATTCAATCCTTCTTTTCAccaccctttttctttttagctgtAGCCTGCGAATACAAGAAAGTCCCAAAAATTGCAACGGCGGATCCAAGTGCATTAAGAGGTCTAACTGGATTTCTGAACACCAACACAGTCGATATTATTACCACCACTCTCTTCATTGTGTTTCCAACTGAAAAGGTCAAGGGGCTAATTTCATCTAGAGCTTGATACGATGATTGGTTATAGAGATGGTAAAACACTCCAGATAGCAACACCCATAGGTACAATGTGGATGGTTTTCCTACAGCTGCAAGAGCTTTGTGATATCCTTGAACCCATTGAGACCCTTCAAGGAAAATAGCGGCGGGAAACAGATAGAAGAACGAAATTATACTGATCCAACCATACAAGTTCAACCCATCTACTTCCTTGAAGTTCTGTAAACTACGTTTCGAGTAAATGTTCCTCAACACGAACCCGACATTGCTAATCAAAGCACCCCAAAGGCCTTGCACATTGAATGACACCTCAGTAATAGCAGCAAGAGCACAACCCATAACAATAGGGAGGATTGAAAGCCAGACCTGTAAAGGGTACGAATCGCCTAGGAACGACGAAAACACTACTGAAAAAACAGGCTCGGACGATTTGATTACATGGGTGAAAGAAACCGCCACCTTAGAGAACGAGACACATGCTGAAATGTGGCCTATAGTGTGGAACAATGCAGGTCCAAGGAGTGCAACAATGAAAGGTTTAGAAATTTTCGGGCGGGGTTGGAGTTTCAAAGACCAAAGAATGAACATCCAAACAGACCCAGCAAAGAGCTGAAAAGATCCAAGAAGCCATGGATATGGAAAGACATTCAGTACCTTCTTGTTGTAGACGTTGAAGACAATGTTCTGGAAGTACCATAGCCCAAAAATAAGCGCGAGCTGGGCGGTGGTGGCCTTGGGCTTTGCGACTGCAGCTTCAGTTTCCCCTCCTGCATTGGATTCAGAAGCAGCTTTTGGGATTTGGGACCTGGGTTTTCTCCCAAACCCAGATGGGAATTCACAGGCTTCGCTCAAATGGCTGATCTTTGAGCTCGAATCTCGAATCTGGCCCGtgggttttgtttcttttgaagAAATTCCAAATGGGTAGCCATAGATTCTGGTAAAGCTtgagaatttggagaatttgGGGGTTGTTTGGGGTCTGAGAGAGGTGGGTTTTTGGTGCAGAGGATATGATTGCGTTTGGATTCGAGTGAGAAGTgaagaggaggagggggagggggaaggGGATGAGGGGGCATTAATAGAGGGGAGTTGACGGCGGGATTTGGAGAAAGTGACAGGGGAAGGACAACTGATATTCAAGGTAAGCATTTGGTGTTGTGGCAATTGGCtgtggttgtggttgtggttgtggttgtggagagagagaatagagagaagagagagagagagggacagaGATTCTGCAAGTACAATATAAATGCGCAGGGTTTGGAGATTTGAGGAGGACACGAGTCCTTCCTAATCCTCTGGTTTTGATTTTATAAATTCCTTTTCAGTTTGGCATATGCTGCGTAAGATATTTTGTTGGGGCAGAGGGCACTTTGCGAGAATGGGCCCGAGCCTAGAAATCAGGCTCTTCGGTAGGCCGCCGAGTTTGGCTCTTGACCGACTTTATGGAATGAAAATGTCAAATAATTATACCTCAAGTGAGTTCTGCATTTTACAATCGACAATTCCTCACAGAGTACAATTTTGACCGCACATTGTCAAGATGTAGCTCAAGGTCTGGGCCTTGCGAACCCAATATGGGAGTCGTAACTCCTAAAGACGAATGCGGCAAATTAAAAAGGTGagtcaaaaacactaaattacaACTTTCTGTTATAAAATAGACGatgtgtgtgcagtggaataaataaaacaagacacaaattttacgaggttcctctacagtcagtgtgactggagtacgtcctcgggcagtagtgatgctttcattataattggaataataagagtacaaagataactctattaattctctcctctcctcttcctctctttctcttccctcgtctctttttctctctgtgctctttttcttttctctcttatctTTTCTATTACATGAAAACATAtagagtgctctatttatagagcaactccataCTGCATGTTGAAATTTGTAACGCGTCTTCTGACAGCACAATTCATTTTCCACTTTCATTTTCTACAAATggaactgtgggcattcattgcccatgagacttttcaacactcccccttggatgcccacatatcaacatgagttgcctcgttaagatcttgatctatttttggatgctcccccttgATGAGTTtctccccctgatttcaaattctttaggcTGATCATTGATCCTGCTACTTTAGTCTTTTAGCGGTGATAGTTGCCGAATGAGGTGTTTCACTTAttgttaactttccacagacttgttcttgaactgggttggagggccttctgctagacttcctccaaaggtctgaatttacctattttatctggatctgaatttgattcaagggtggtggacacttaatcttgaatcggacttgtgatttcttcaaaggccgtctaagcttgatcttgaatgaaattggaacATGAGGAGCTTCATGTGACAATTGATCTTAGACTTTGTCGGGGATGAACTgacatgtgtttgttgtggttgtctccacaggcttcaatgtatcattttcacttgccttacttgctccatTTGCAGAAGTGAtattttccttatgcaggtttgacATCTTCTcgtgtagtatttgtcctctgatacaGGAGTGGGATGCAAACCTTGtatttgaatggaccatcacttcttggtggcagcgaaagtttgagtggaggttccgacatattgctttctttgtccttgtcttggcaggtaagaacaaggacaaaggaaaggacagggagattgcatgatatgagatactcttgctctcgtccctgatgatatgagatactcttactctggtatgacttgtttgtagaggtattctcggagaggaagaaaactgagtatttcgacatactttgtgaaagatgcattctcagagatgaggaagagttaaatatttttcagttctatcttgccatggaggacagaggttgacatatatatggatttccCAATAACAGGTAGTAGTGAtgtgcctttactcttgtcagcaactgtggtgtaattagaacagtaagattcacgcgttttcaactttatcagagatctttgacaaagttgcacgtgatatccaaaagctgagattgcgtctgagAAATGTTGACAGACGTCATGCAGGGAAatccggcttttgaaattcgaaaatcggtgtctcttcgatttttgaataagtgGTCCTGTTGCCCCTCCTTTTATAGagatatcaattttgttcagaaacactcagaaaattgttgcctgcaaaaattttcctttcttgcatttctgagattttatctgaattccttcatcatttctgaaaatggcttgtccatctaacatttgcttagatttgagtctcaggattgatacagacgagcagcgtcaggataacatatggcgcccgtccttctcatcttctaatggtcctcttacggttggggactctgtgatgaaggataACATAACTGCTACAGTGGTAGccaggaatcttctcactccaaaggacaacagaatcctttcaaaccggtctgatgaggcggccgttcaagactcattggctctcagtgttcaatgtgcgggctctgtatCCAATATGGGCCAGCGCTTACTTGCTCGAAcccaccaagttgaatcattaatggctgaggtggcaagtcttaaacaagaaATTAGAgggcttaagcatgagaataaagtgttacacatgcttgcaaataattactctacgagcatgaaaagaaagctcgaccagctactggaatccgaaggtcggactcaaaatgacaatcgGGGGTTCGAGTCTTTATTCCAAAGACATCCATTGTCTTAGCTGTCTGGAGTTTcaccaagtattgagactccaaataatcaacttctggtgtcttccccttctggggtacttccgagtactgaggcttcacatgagtaacctttgtgaaggttcctttctgtttgtttgttttaactcatgtgtatgtaatttctcggagatattaatatataagctttatttcattcagtgtattgtattaaatacaataaagcatatatttcactaagatgtggtacttctggaccaaatatcaatttatctttacccctcgcgaagataaatgatcattcttagtgtattaattatttgagtattcaactcataatcttcaatccatatgattctttaatgtcgtaaacatcatggataagattcgtgttggcatattgttcgattctgcagttcgagacaatatttctctcaacactttataatctttcttgactcttcaggagtcccaatttaatatcatcaactcttgcaagagattttagtatgttgcaacaataccataatggaagtactcactaaggcaatttataccattcattggtattgagtacataatttatgct is from Pyrus communis chromosome 10, drPyrComm1.1, whole genome shotgun sequence and encodes:
- the LOC137748377 gene encoding xylulose 5-phosphate/phosphate translocator, chloroplastic-like is translated as MLTLNISCPSPVTFSKSRRQLPSINAPSSPSPSPSSSSLLTRIQTQSYPLHQKPTSLRPQTTPKFSKFSSFTRIYGYPFGISSKETKPTGQIRDSSSKISHLSEACEFPSGFGRKPRSQIPKAASESNAGGETEAAVAKPKATTAQLALIFGLWYFQNIVFNVYNKKVLNVFPYPWLLGSFQLFAGSVWMFILWSLKLQPRPKISKPFIVALLGPALFHTIGHISACVSFSKVAVSFTHVIKSSEPVFSVVFSSFLGDSYPLQVWLSILPIVMGCALAAITEVSFNVQGLWGALISNVGFVLRNIYSKRSLQNFKEVDGLNLYGWISIISFFYLFPAAIFLEGSQWVQGYHKALAAVGKPSTLYLWVLLSGVFYHLYNQSSYQALDEISPLTFSVGNTMKRVVVIISTVLVFRNPVRPLNALGSAVAIFGTFLYSQATAKKKKGGEKKD